The following coding sequences lie in one Candidatus Rokuibacteriota bacterium genomic window:
- a CDS encoding FecR domain-containing protein: MSRDVARKLVAVLLFPTLWPTLALAQEPKAGVVTTLQGQATVARPILPRPVALKFKDDVFVRDQIDTRENSIVRLLLGGKALVTIRELSAFTVTEEPGRAVVDLQSGKLAVAVSRRLLRPGESIEIRTPNAVAAVRGSLLVAEVRIVAGVPETLFTALQVTVPILVSLRADPTVSIPLGINQAVGVLGLGAASRAGSVQTITPEQAKEVGKTAEAPKPKEQSEKPPEQVAEKVSSDKVQEAAQLAAQLAPALPTAPPPPSVALAPPRTSTSDIGVQEQSSTQTAPTLLDVPDVLIKNTSKTLALGETLKTFGSDTVRSGKSPVVEVSNSTVSQSGDGSVIQTAPGVTVKLNGPLLVASPTSSLNLLGSLLSVNGTFSSSADAPLVQLSGTEVIHTGIEGLIEVAPGAKLTVTGQLLSALNSNVQAGTSLLTVAGSLTSTGSAPLLQFDSSAVTSLLTIPGSDVSLQGPLFSSTKGTVTTNFDAVSIFNGGTLTNTSTLPLIQLSGTTVNVGTHGADTHLVRVFGVLAGKRSSVTLAGALLSAADSALTVRGDDFIEIAAGAKVASTGSAALVQLTNTPLTVTGTPALVNAFLHVVGSAGGFSPELALSGPLLAATGSALKTKGSFIVIELDGIVTSTTTEPFIKLTGGSLETGSPDESLLSLETGGKLNLKGSLLSANSSTLTLPGGLVAIDDDGQLVVTGSTDPLVSITGGTHSIASTSGEAMFDLQGSATAVDAETGLTLGTDKPLQHGGALLEISGATVSGQKGLRIDTALLEATAPLLNLKAGSNLTTSTDAIDLSLKAKVTSLGPVIKLDASTLNVASGALINLAGGSFLKVTGDLFQLSNGSIINVNGLSNGFLIAASGGSILNVSGALVVFNGTGGNSIVMKNNLLPTTTLNVGAFSFPILLVNGAQSTQVSINGTPIKGSTLGSITFPNGGSLIKVDGPTAKVVISGL, from the coding sequence ATGAGCCGAGACGTTGCGCGCAAGCTGGTGGCTGTCCTGCTCTTTCCCACCCTCTGGCCCACTCTGGCTCTGGCCCAGGAGCCCAAGGCCGGCGTCGTCACGACCCTGCAGGGACAAGCCACGGTCGCACGTCCAATTCTCCCCCGACCGGTTGCGTTGAAGTTTAAGGACGACGTCTTCGTCCGTGACCAGATCGATACCCGTGAAAACTCCATCGTCAGGCTGCTCCTGGGCGGCAAGGCGCTGGTGACGATCCGGGAGCTTTCCGCGTTTACCGTCACCGAGGAGCCGGGCCGCGCCGTGGTGGACCTACAGTCGGGGAAGCTAGCCGTGGCGGTATCCAGGCGTCTGCTCAGGCCCGGCGAGTCCATCGAGATCCGCACCCCCAACGCCGTTGCCGCGGTGCGGGGGAGTTTACTCGTTGCTGAGGTCAGGATCGTCGCGGGAGTTCCTGAGACTCTTTTCACGGCCCTCCAGGTCACCGTGCCGATCCTGGTTTCCTTGCGGGCTGATCCCACCGTCAGCATCCCCCTCGGCATCAACCAGGCCGTAGGGGTCTTGGGACTGGGGGCGGCCTCGAGGGCGGGATCGGTCCAGACGATTACCCCTGAGCAAGCCAAGGAGGTCGGCAAGACGGCCGAGGCGCCCAAGCCCAAAGAGCAGAGCGAGAAGCCCCCGGAACAGGTGGCCGAGAAGGTCAGCAGCGACAAGGTTCAGGAGGCCGCCCAGCTTGCGGCTCAGCTTGCCCCGGCGCTCCCGACTGCGCCTCCGCCTCCGTCCGTGGCCCTGGCACCGCCGCGCACCTCGACATCAGACATCGGCGTCCAGGAACAATCCAGCACTCAGACGGCGCCTACCCTTCTGGATGTGCCGGATGTCCTGATCAAAAATACCTCGAAGACCTTGGCTCTGGGCGAGACGTTGAAGACGTTCGGCTCTGACACCGTCCGGAGCGGCAAGTCTCCTGTGGTGGAGGTGAGCAACTCCACGGTCAGCCAGTCCGGGGACGGCAGTGTGATCCAGACGGCTCCAGGGGTGACCGTAAAGTTGAACGGACCGCTCCTGGTCGCGAGCCCGACCAGCAGCCTTAACCTGCTCGGCAGCCTGCTCTCCGTTAACGGGACATTCAGCAGCAGCGCGGATGCCCCGCTCGTTCAACTTTCCGGTACCGAGGTCATCCACACGGGGATCGAGGGCTTGATCGAGGTCGCCCCAGGCGCCAAGCTCACCGTGACCGGGCAGCTCCTTAGCGCTCTCAACAGCAATGTCCAAGCCGGAACGAGCCTCCTCACCGTGGCGGGCAGTTTGACAAGCACCGGGAGCGCCCCGCTCCTGCAGTTCGATTCGAGCGCGGTCACCAGCCTGCTCACGATTCCAGGATCGGACGTCAGCCTTCAGGGCCCCTTGTTTAGCTCGACCAAGGGGACCGTGACGACAAACTTCGATGCCGTCAGCATCTTCAATGGTGGGACGCTGACGAATACGAGCACCCTCCCGCTGATCCAGCTGAGCGGGACCACGGTCAACGTCGGGACCCATGGCGCCGATACCCACCTCGTTCGGGTGTTCGGCGTGCTGGCCGGCAAGCGCTCCTCGGTCACTCTGGCGGGGGCGCTGCTGAGCGCCGCTGACAGCGCGCTGACTGTGAGAGGAGACGACTTCATCGAAATCGCGGCCGGCGCCAAGGTGGCGAGCACCGGCAGCGCGGCACTCGTCCAGTTGACCAATACGCCGCTCACGGTGACCGGCACGCCCGCGCTCGTCAACGCCTTCCTCCATGTTGTCGGCTCTGCTGGCGGGTTTAGCCCAGAGCTTGCGCTCAGCGGGCCGCTGCTCGCCGCGACAGGGAGTGCCTTAAAGACCAAGGGTTCTTTCATAGTCATCGAGTTGGACGGGATCGTCACCAGCACGACGACCGAGCCTTTTATCAAGTTGACCGGTGGCTCCCTTGAGACCGGGAGTCCGGACGAGAGCCTTCTCAGCCTGGAGACCGGAGGCAAGCTGAATCTGAAAGGGTCGCTTCTCAGCGCTAACAGCAGTACTCTCACCCTCCCGGGAGGGTTGGTCGCCATCGACGACGACGGCCAGCTCGTCGTAACTGGCTCGACCGACCCCCTGGTGTCGATCACTGGAGGGACCCACTCGATCGCGAGCACGAGCGGGGAGGCGATGTTCGACCTGCAGGGGAGTGCGACCGCGGTGGATGCGGAGACAGGCCTGACTCTGGGGACGGACAAGCCGCTCCAACATGGCGGAGCGCTCCTCGAGATTTCGGGGGCCACGGTGAGCGGCCAGAAAGGCCTGAGGATTGACACCGCCCTTCTGGAGGCCACGGCCCCGCTCCTGAACCTCAAGGCGGGGAGCAATCTCACCACGAGCACGGATGCCATAGATCTCTCCCTCAAAGCGAAGGTCACCAGCCTTGGGCCAGTCATCAAGCTAGATGCGAGCACTCTCAACGTCGCCAGTGGGGCGCTGATCAACCTCGCGGGCGGGAGCTTTCTGAAAGTGACCGGAGATCTCTTCCAGCTCAGCAACGGGAGTATCATCAACGTCAACGGCCTGAGTAACGGGTTCCTGATCGCCGCCTCCGGCGGGTCTATCCTGAATGTCTCCGGGGCTCTCGTCGTGTTCAACGGCACGGGCGGCAACAGCATTGTTATGAAGAACAACCTCCTACCCACGACGACTCTCAACGTGGGGGCCTTTTCGTTCCCGATCCTCCTCGTCAACGGGGCTCAGAGCACCCAGGTCTCCATCAACGGCACTCCGATCAAAGGCTCCACCTTGGGCAGCATCACCTTCCCCAACGGGGGCAGCCTGATCAAGGTCGACGGCCCCACGGCCAAGGTCGTCATCTCGGGGCTATAG